A window of the Bacillus sp. A301a_S52 genome harbors these coding sequences:
- the murG gene encoding undecaprenyldiphospho-muramoylpentapeptide beta-N-acetylglucosaminyltransferase, giving the protein MKVLVSGGGTGGHIYPAVALIRHLKKHNENVECLYIGTENGLEARIIRDEGIPFKTVTITGFKRKLSLENVKTILRFLQAVRLSKKYIKEFQPDVVIGTGGYVCGPVVYAAAKQNIPTLIHEQNSVPGLTNKFLAKYVSKIALSFPDSATFFPKEKVHITGNPRASEVVTTEVTTGKIKLRELGLSGQKKTVLVVGGSRGAKPINDAVMETLQQWQTKDYQCLYVTGEAHYEQVKATVDKESQLKQLVIVPYISDMPSLLHEVDLLIARAGATTLAEITALGLPSILIPSPYVTNNHQEKNARSLEKAGAATIILEKEMSPDRLMTEIDNILTDPLTLESMKKHALTLGKPHASAELETLIKDLFKGGA; this is encoded by the coding sequence ATGAAGGTTTTAGTATCAGGGGGAGGAACAGGTGGACATATATACCCTGCTGTAGCACTTATCCGCCATCTGAAAAAACATAATGAAAACGTTGAGTGTCTCTATATCGGGACAGAAAATGGCCTTGAAGCGAGAATTATACGTGATGAAGGAATTCCATTTAAAACGGTCACAATAACAGGATTTAAACGAAAACTATCTTTAGAAAATGTGAAAACAATTTTGCGTTTCTTGCAAGCAGTTCGACTATCCAAAAAATATATTAAAGAATTTCAGCCGGATGTAGTAATTGGAACAGGCGGTTATGTTTGTGGACCTGTAGTTTACGCTGCTGCTAAGCAAAATATACCGACACTAATTCATGAACAAAATAGTGTTCCTGGCTTAACAAATAAATTTTTAGCTAAATATGTCTCGAAAATTGCTTTATCATTTCCTGACTCAGCGACTTTTTTTCCGAAAGAAAAAGTCCACATTACTGGAAACCCTAGAGCAAGTGAAGTGGTTACAACTGAGGTAACAACGGGGAAGATAAAACTAAGAGAGCTCGGATTAAGTGGTCAAAAAAAGACGGTTCTTGTAGTAGGTGGAAGTCGAGGGGCGAAGCCTATTAACGATGCTGTTATGGAAACGTTACAGCAGTGGCAAACAAAGGATTATCAATGTTTATACGTTACTGGTGAAGCTCACTATGAACAAGTAAAAGCTACTGTGGATAAGGAAAGTCAACTTAAGCAGCTTGTGATCGTCCCATATATAAGTGACATGCCATCACTTTTACATGAAGTCGACTTACTCATTGCGAGGGCGGGGGCGACTACACTGGCTGAAATCACAGCCCTTGGACTCCCTTCAATTCTTATTCCTAGTCCTTATGTGACAAATAATCACCAGGAGAAAAATGCTAGATCACTTGAAAAAGCCGGTGCTGCTACAATTATATTAGAAAAAGAGATGTCACCTGACCGGCTGATGACTGAAATTGATAATATTCTGACCGACCCATTAACTTTGGAAAGTATGAAAAAGCACGCTCTTACTTTAGGGAAGCCTCATGCTTCAGCTGAATTAGAAACACTTATTAAAGATTTATTTAAAGGCGGCGCATGA